In one window of Brachyhypopomus gauderio isolate BG-103 chromosome 16, BGAUD_0.2, whole genome shotgun sequence DNA:
- the slc13a5b gene encoding Na(+)/citrate cotransporter isoform X2: protein MSPILKSLWTFKHGFILAFTPLILLPLPLVNGTTEASCAYVILLMAVYWCTEALPLAITALLPALLFPLFGIMQSKQVCVQYLRDTNMLFVGGLLVAVAVEHWNLHKRIALRVLLVVGVRPALLMLGFMGVTSFLSMWISNTATTAMMVPIMQAVLEQLDSPEPLLEPVGCSQVSSRGPETRRPQLAKYKDAVVVLSSLDTAAETPRHGGDAERWRVCKGMTLCVCYAASIGGTATLTGTGPNLVLKGQMNQLFPQNADVINFASWFGFAFPNMLIMLTLAWLWLQFLFMGFDFRKTWGCGVMKTEKEIAAYNVIREEHRLLGPMSSGELSVLALFILLVGLWFTRDPGFTTGWASHAFNSDAEFVTDATVAVFVALFLFVLPSEPSRLFRWPPADPGPALLTWKVAQKKMPWNIVLLLGGGFALAKGSEVSGLSTWMGNQLTPLHSIPAWAIVIILCLLIATLTECTSNVATATLFLPVLASMSQSTGLNPLYVMVPCTLSASFAFMLPVATPPNAIVFSYGDLKVSDMAKAGFMMNIIGILCTTLAINTWGRAMFHLDSFPAWANRTGS from the exons ATGTCACCAATACTAAAATCGCTCTGGACTTTCAAGCATGGCTTCATACTGGCCTTTACACCTTTGATacttcttcctcttccactTGTTAACGGCACAACG gaggcCAGCTGCGCCTATGTGATCCTGCTGATGGCGGTGTACTGGTGCACGGAGGCTCTCCCGCTGGCCATCACCGCGCTCCTACCCGCCCTCCTCTTCCCGCTGTTCGGCATCATGCAGTCGAAGCAG GTGTGCGTGCAGTACCTGAGGGACACCAATATGCTGTTCGTGGGCGGCCTGCTCGTGGCTGTGGCGGTTGAGCACTGGAACCTGCACAAGCGCATCGCCCTCCGAGTGTTGCTCGTCGTGGGAGTGCGGCCGGCGCT TCTGATGCTGGGCTTCATGGGGGTGACGTCCTTCCTCTCCATGTGGATCAGTAACACGGCCACCACGGCCATGATGGTGCCCATTATGCAGGCCGTGTTGGAGCAGCTGGACTCCCCCGAGCCTCTGCTGGAGCCCGTGGGCTGCAGCCAGGTGTCCAGTCGGGGCCCGGAGACGCGGCGCCCCCAGCTGGCCAAATATAAAGACGCAG TGGTGGTGTTGAGCAGCCTGGACACGGCGGCGGAGACACCGCGGCACGGCGGTGATGCGGAGAGGTGGCGTGTGTGTAAGGgcatgactctgtgtgtgtgctacgcTGCCAGCATCGGGGGAACGGCCACGCTAACGGGCACAGGGCCTAACCTGGTGCTGAAAGGTCAAATGAACCA ATTGTTTCCGCAGAATGCTGACGTCATCAATTTCGCCTCCTGGTTCGGCTTCGCGTTTCCCAACATGCTGATCATGTTGACGTTGGCCTGGTTGTGGCTACAGTTCCTGTTCATGGGCTTCGA CTTTAGGAAGACATGGGGTTGTGGCGTGATGAAGACCGAGAAGGAGATCGCCGCGTATAACGTGATCCGGGAGGAGCACCGCCTGCTGGGGCCCATGTCGTCCGGCGAGCTGAGTGTGCTGgctctcttcatcctcctcgtGGGGCTGTGGTTCACCCGCGACCCAGGCTTCACCACCGGCTGGGCCTCACACGCCTTCAACTCGGACGCGGA GTTCGTGACCGACGCCACGGTGGCGGTGTTCGTGGCTCTGTTCCTCTTCGTGCTGCCATCGGAACCGTCACGTCTTTTCCGCTGGCCACCTGCTGACCCCGGACCAG CCCTGCTCACCTGGAAGGTGGCCCAGAAGAAAATGCCCTGGAACATAGTGTTACTTCTGGGTGGGGGCTTTGCTCTTGCCAAAGGGAGCGAG GTGTCGGGTCTGTCCACGTGGATGGGTAATCAGTTAACCCCCCTGCATAGTATTCCTGCTTGGGCCATAGTCATCATCCTGTGTCTACTGATTGCTACGCTAACAGAGTGCACCAGCAACGTAGCCACAGCTACACTCTTCCTCCCTGTCTTGGCCTCTATG TCCCAGTCGACTGGCCTGAACCCCCTCTACGTTATGGTGCCCTGCACGCTCAGTGCCTCTTTCGCTTTCATGTTACCCGTGGCAACGCCCCCCAACGCTATTGTGTTCTCCTATGGCGACCTCAAGGTTTCAGACATG GCGAAGGCGGGCTTCATGATGAACATCATCGGTATCCTGTGCACCACGCTGGCCATCAACACCTGGGGCCGGGCCATGTTCCACTTGGACTCTTTCCCCGCTTGGGCCAACAGGACGGGCTCCTGA
- the slc13a5b gene encoding Na(+)/citrate cotransporter isoform X1 — protein sequence MSPILKSLWTFKHGFILAFTPLILLPLPLVNGTTEASCAYVILLMAVYWCTEALPLAITALLPALLFPLFGIMQSKQVDVAARECARAPCTEWVGGWVGGVVSLINWSCAVLQVCVQYLRDTNMLFVGGLLVAVAVEHWNLHKRIALRVLLVVGVRPALLMLGFMGVTSFLSMWISNTATTAMMVPIMQAVLEQLDSPEPLLEPVGCSQVSSRGPETRRPQLAKYKDAVVVLSSLDTAAETPRHGGDAERWRVCKGMTLCVCYAASIGGTATLTGTGPNLVLKGQMNQLFPQNADVINFASWFGFAFPNMLIMLTLAWLWLQFLFMGFDFRKTWGCGVMKTEKEIAAYNVIREEHRLLGPMSSGELSVLALFILLVGLWFTRDPGFTTGWASHAFNSDAEFVTDATVAVFVALFLFVLPSEPSRLFRWPPADPGPALLTWKVAQKKMPWNIVLLLGGGFALAKGSEVSGLSTWMGNQLTPLHSIPAWAIVIILCLLIATLTECTSNVATATLFLPVLASMSQSTGLNPLYVMVPCTLSASFAFMLPVATPPNAIVFSYGDLKVSDMAKAGFMMNIIGILCTTLAINTWGRAMFHLDSFPAWANRTGS from the exons ATGTCACCAATACTAAAATCGCTCTGGACTTTCAAGCATGGCTTCATACTGGCCTTTACACCTTTGATacttcttcctcttccactTGTTAACGGCACAACG gaggcCAGCTGCGCCTATGTGATCCTGCTGATGGCGGTGTACTGGTGCACGGAGGCTCTCCCGCTGGCCATCACCGCGCTCCTACCCGCCCTCCTCTTCCCGCTGTTCGGCATCATGCAGTCGAAGCAGGTAGACGTCGCTGCACGGGAGTGCGCGCGCGCGCCGTGCacggagtgggtgggtgggtgggtggggggcgtGGTTTCATTGATAAACTGGAGTTGCGCTGTCCTGCAGGTGTGCGTGCAGTACCTGAGGGACACCAATATGCTGTTCGTGGGCGGCCTGCTCGTGGCTGTGGCGGTTGAGCACTGGAACCTGCACAAGCGCATCGCCCTCCGAGTGTTGCTCGTCGTGGGAGTGCGGCCGGCGCT TCTGATGCTGGGCTTCATGGGGGTGACGTCCTTCCTCTCCATGTGGATCAGTAACACGGCCACCACGGCCATGATGGTGCCCATTATGCAGGCCGTGTTGGAGCAGCTGGACTCCCCCGAGCCTCTGCTGGAGCCCGTGGGCTGCAGCCAGGTGTCCAGTCGGGGCCCGGAGACGCGGCGCCCCCAGCTGGCCAAATATAAAGACGCAG TGGTGGTGTTGAGCAGCCTGGACACGGCGGCGGAGACACCGCGGCACGGCGGTGATGCGGAGAGGTGGCGTGTGTGTAAGGgcatgactctgtgtgtgtgctacgcTGCCAGCATCGGGGGAACGGCCACGCTAACGGGCACAGGGCCTAACCTGGTGCTGAAAGGTCAAATGAACCA ATTGTTTCCGCAGAATGCTGACGTCATCAATTTCGCCTCCTGGTTCGGCTTCGCGTTTCCCAACATGCTGATCATGTTGACGTTGGCCTGGTTGTGGCTACAGTTCCTGTTCATGGGCTTCGA CTTTAGGAAGACATGGGGTTGTGGCGTGATGAAGACCGAGAAGGAGATCGCCGCGTATAACGTGATCCGGGAGGAGCACCGCCTGCTGGGGCCCATGTCGTCCGGCGAGCTGAGTGTGCTGgctctcttcatcctcctcgtGGGGCTGTGGTTCACCCGCGACCCAGGCTTCACCACCGGCTGGGCCTCACACGCCTTCAACTCGGACGCGGA GTTCGTGACCGACGCCACGGTGGCGGTGTTCGTGGCTCTGTTCCTCTTCGTGCTGCCATCGGAACCGTCACGTCTTTTCCGCTGGCCACCTGCTGACCCCGGACCAG CCCTGCTCACCTGGAAGGTGGCCCAGAAGAAAATGCCCTGGAACATAGTGTTACTTCTGGGTGGGGGCTTTGCTCTTGCCAAAGGGAGCGAG GTGTCGGGTCTGTCCACGTGGATGGGTAATCAGTTAACCCCCCTGCATAGTATTCCTGCTTGGGCCATAGTCATCATCCTGTGTCTACTGATTGCTACGCTAACAGAGTGCACCAGCAACGTAGCCACAGCTACACTCTTCCTCCCTGTCTTGGCCTCTATG TCCCAGTCGACTGGCCTGAACCCCCTCTACGTTATGGTGCCCTGCACGCTCAGTGCCTCTTTCGCTTTCATGTTACCCGTGGCAACGCCCCCCAACGCTATTGTGTTCTCCTATGGCGACCTCAAGGTTTCAGACATG GCGAAGGCGGGCTTCATGATGAACATCATCGGTATCCTGTGCACCACGCTGGCCATCAACACCTGGGGCCGGGCCATGTTCCACTTGGACTCTTTCCCCGCTTGGGCCAACAGGACGGGCTCCTGA